A window from Hoeflea sp. IMCC20628 encodes these proteins:
- the tsaE gene encoding tRNA (adenosine(37)-N6)-threonylcarbamoyltransferase complex ATPase subunit type 1 TsaE has protein sequence MTAAPLRVELADASATTRFAEDVAMALKPGDCLCLSGDLGAGKSTFARALIRTIADDLDLEAPSPTFTLVQSYQLRLPIAHLDLYRIGSPDELDELGLDDALVEGAALIEWPEKALERLPFDRVMMRFDGLGESRTVDVSGPDDFMARLGRSRAARRFLDQTGYELAERRHLQGDASSRTYETIRKSGRQSIILMNAPRQPDGPPIRDGLPYSQIAHLAEDVVPFVAVARWLGAQGFSAPEILGEDLDQGFLLLENLGTDGLLDADDRPDPDRYGLAIDCLAELHQKTQPGSLPAGNRTHHVPAYDSRAMQIEVELLTDWYLPWRRDTAVGEEERQSYLDLWQALFARLKSAESHLVLRDYHSPNLIWRNDKSGFDRLGIIDFQDAMIGPSAYDVASLCQDARVTVDPDLAGRLLDRYIAARHEANAEFDEAGFREAYAIMAAQRAAKILGIFVRLKQRDGKSGYMRHLPRIEAYIAASLTHPVMQPLHFWFAKAGISASES, from the coding sequence ATTGCCTGTGCCTGTCGGGTGATCTCGGCGCCGGAAAATCAACCTTTGCCCGCGCCCTCATCCGGACCATCGCCGATGATCTTGATCTCGAAGCCCCGAGCCCGACATTTACGCTGGTCCAGAGCTACCAACTGCGGCTTCCGATTGCCCATCTCGATCTCTACCGGATCGGGTCACCCGACGAACTGGATGAGCTTGGTCTCGATGATGCGCTCGTCGAAGGCGCAGCCTTGATCGAATGGCCGGAAAAGGCGCTGGAACGTCTGCCGTTTGACCGGGTGATGATGCGCTTTGATGGACTGGGCGAAAGCCGCACTGTCGATGTGTCCGGGCCGGATGATTTCATGGCACGGCTCGGCAGGTCGCGAGCCGCGCGGCGGTTTCTTGACCAGACCGGATACGAGCTGGCTGAACGCCGGCATCTGCAGGGCGATGCATCGTCCCGCACGTACGAAACCATTCGTAAATCCGGGCGCCAATCAATCATTTTGATGAACGCGCCGCGTCAGCCGGATGGTCCACCGATTCGCGATGGCCTGCCCTATTCGCAGATTGCCCATCTGGCCGAAGACGTTGTTCCATTTGTCGCCGTTGCTCGCTGGCTGGGTGCACAAGGTTTTTCCGCCCCCGAAATTCTGGGCGAGGATCTTGATCAGGGTTTTCTGCTGCTCGAAAATCTCGGCACCGATGGCCTCCTCGATGCTGACGACCGACCTGATCCCGATCGCTATGGGTTGGCGATTGATTGCCTTGCAGAGCTGCATCAAAAAACTCAACCCGGATCGCTTCCAGCGGGCAACCGGACGCATCATGTGCCGGCTTATGATTCGCGCGCGATGCAGATCGAAGTCGAACTGTTGACCGACTGGTATTTGCCCTGGCGGCGCGACACTGCTGTTGGAGAAGAAGAGCGTCAAAGCTATCTCGATCTTTGGCAGGCATTATTTGCCCGGCTCAAGAGCGCTGAATCCCATCTGGTACTGCGGGATTATCATTCGCCCAACCTGATCTGGCGAAATGACAAATCCGGTTTTGACCGTCTCGGTATTATCGATTTCCAGGATGCGATGATCGGTCCGTCCGCCTATGACGTGGCGTCCTTGTGCCAGGATGCGCGCGTGACTGTCGACCCGGATCTGGCAGGCCGACTGCTGGATCGCTATATCGCGGCTCGTCATGAAGCCAATGCAGAGTTTGATGAAGCAGGGTTCCGCGAAGCCTACGCTATCATGGCAGCCCAGCGCGCCGCCAAGATCCTCGGCATCTTCGTCCGTCTCAAGCAGCGCGATGGAAAATCCGGCTATATGCGTCATCTTCCGCGCATAGAGGCCTATATTGCTGCTTCTCTTACCCATCCGGTGATGCAACCCTTGCACTTCTGGTTTGCAAAGGCTGGTATCAGCGCCAGCGAATCATAA